One region of Alcanivorax sediminis genomic DNA includes:
- a CDS encoding CidA/LrgA family protein, with translation MIDGLLILLFFQFLGEVVIRLTGLPLPAPVLGMVLLLIALLLNAPFSQRVAPAAGTLIKHISLLIFPLGVGIVLQWDRYQENALALVVAVVGGTILSMILVTLMLKFLMGGKHQEKGDGHGH, from the coding sequence ATGATTGATGGCCTGTTGATCCTGCTGTTTTTCCAGTTTCTCGGTGAGGTGGTGATTCGCCTCACCGGCCTGCCCCTGCCTGCCCCTGTGCTTGGCATGGTGTTGCTGCTGATCGCCCTGCTGCTCAATGCGCCCTTCTCCCAGCGCGTCGCCCCCGCCGCCGGCACCCTGATCAAGCACATCAGCCTGCTGATCTTTCCCCTGGGTGTGGGCATCGTACTGCAATGGGACCGCTATCAGGAAAACGCCCTGGCCCTGGTCGTGGCGGTGGTGGGCGGCACCATTCTCAGCATGATTCTGGTGACCCTGATGCTGAAATTCCTGATGGGTGGCAAGCACCAGGAAAAAGGGGATGGCCATGGACACTGA
- a CDS encoding LrgB family protein encodes MAMDTDLQSLAGLVHTPLFGVLLTLASYQFALWVYGKSNSLPLFHPFLVASIPVIIVLPLVGVNYEEYREQTSLIAFLLGPATVALAWPLYRQLHTVRSVLTPIMIATVIGAFIAAGISVGLAWWLGAPQDVIASLAPKSITTPIAVEVVKSTGGSESLVAGAVAITGIVGALAAGPIFRLLKVTDDRIRGFALGLVAHAIGTARAFEYGEKAGAFSGLALGLCGLVTALALPWIWPWIASLL; translated from the coding sequence ATGGCCATGGACACTGACCTGCAATCCCTGGCCGGGCTGGTTCACACTCCCCTGTTCGGCGTTCTGCTCACCCTGGCCAGCTATCAGTTCGCCCTTTGGGTGTATGGCAAGAGCAACAGCCTGCCTTTGTTTCACCCTTTTCTGGTGGCCTCTATCCCGGTCATTATCGTATTGCCGCTGGTCGGCGTGAATTATGAGGAATACCGCGAACAGACCAGTCTGATCGCCTTCCTGCTCGGCCCGGCCACCGTGGCGTTGGCCTGGCCCCTGTATCGCCAGCTGCATACCGTACGCAGCGTGCTCACCCCCATCATGATCGCTACCGTGATCGGCGCCTTTATCGCGGCCGGCATCTCCGTAGGTCTGGCGTGGTGGCTTGGTGCTCCACAGGATGTAATCGCATCACTGGCGCCCAAATCCATTACCACCCCCATCGCCGTGGAAGTGGTGAAGTCCACCGGAGGTTCGGAATCGCTGGTGGCCGGCGCCGTGGCGATTACCGGCATTGTCGGCGCACTGGCCGCCGGCCCGATTTTCCGTCTGCTGAAGGTGACTGATGACCGCATTCGCGGCTTTGCGCTGGGCCTGGTGGCCCACGCCATTGGCACAGCCCGCGCCTTCGAGTACGGCGAGAAGGCCGGTGCTTTCAGCGGCCTGGCGCTCGGCCTCTGCGGCCTGGTAACTGCACTGGCATTACCGTGGATCTGGCCCTGGATCGCCTCACTGCTCTGA
- the rsd gene encoding sigma D regulator — MASTSPSAMAQWQRIETLVKAWLDERQQLIVLLCTLQGMRGFSSQVPQQKQLQQFCELLMDYISAGYFEVYRELVNEARHFHRENPALTHHILSQLDASTDEALAFNADFENPASNSLLKARLPQRISQLMETLEERFALEDQLILSIHQQEPPLRKAMH, encoded by the coding sequence ATGGCGAGCACGTCACCCAGCGCAATGGCCCAGTGGCAACGCATTGAAACCCTGGTAAAAGCATGGCTGGATGAGCGCCAGCAATTGATTGTCTTGCTCTGCACGCTGCAAGGCATGCGCGGTTTCAGTTCACAAGTGCCACAGCAAAAACAGCTACAACAATTTTGCGAATTACTGATGGATTACATCAGTGCCGGTTACTTTGAGGTATACCGGGAACTGGTCAACGAAGCCCGCCATTTCCATCGTGAAAACCCGGCACTCACTCACCACATTCTCAGCCAGCTGGATGCCTCCACTGACGAAGCCCTTGCCTTCAATGCTGATTTCGAAAACCCGGCCAGCAATAGCCTGCTGAAAGCCCGGCTTCCGCAGCGCATCAGCCAACTCATGGAAACCCTGGAAGAACGTTTTGCCCTGGAAGACCAGCTGATCCTCAGCATTCACCAACAGGAACCGCCGCTGCGCAAAGCGATGCATTAA
- the creD gene encoding cell envelope integrity protein CreD, producing MKNSLFLKMLTIAGLLLVLVVPLMMIQGKVSERENEAWQVRSSLSEQVGGEQILSGPVIVVKRITKKLQEKSNCKKDEKCTYWKHSTTHFRYIPEILAVNGKMKTEMRFRGIYGSPMYRSLLQIEAQMPVFREPVQKPEVLVSEEAMIITHVSALRGLVELPSFMVNGKLLALIETDELPSGLGENVVAARLPGDLRGPFSVQIRLNLNGAESLSFVPLAKQTEVNLQSDWPHPSFEGLVLPVDREISGAGFNSRWRTNSLASSSAIHCARNQGLCLDRDESLRVRLVQPVTGLLSSERALKYSFLIVGLTFAAFFLFEVLRRYPLHAMQYLLVGLALAMFYLLLVALSEHIDFVWAYLAAALSCCALIGVYLMAVMRSPGSGWGFAGSLLLVQGLIYGILMAEDYALLLGALLLFVALSAVMLVTRKLDWYSFAAAGRGNPKAMPVTGSAS from the coding sequence ATGAAAAATAGCCTGTTTTTGAAAATGCTGACCATCGCCGGATTGTTGCTGGTGCTGGTGGTGCCGTTGATGATGATCCAGGGGAAGGTCAGTGAACGCGAGAATGAGGCCTGGCAGGTGAGATCCTCCCTTTCCGAGCAGGTGGGGGGGGAGCAGATCCTGAGTGGGCCGGTGATCGTGGTGAAACGTATTACCAAAAAGCTGCAGGAAAAAAGTAACTGCAAGAAAGACGAAAAGTGCACTTACTGGAAACACTCAACGACGCATTTCCGTTATATCCCGGAGATTTTGGCCGTTAATGGAAAAATGAAGACGGAGATGCGCTTTCGGGGAATCTATGGCTCGCCCATGTATCGCAGCCTGCTGCAGATAGAGGCGCAAATGCCGGTGTTCAGAGAGCCGGTCCAGAAACCCGAGGTGCTGGTCTCGGAAGAAGCCATGATCATCACCCATGTCAGCGCATTGCGTGGGCTGGTGGAGTTGCCGAGCTTTATGGTGAACGGGAAGTTGCTTGCCCTGATCGAGACCGATGAGCTTCCTTCCGGATTGGGGGAAAATGTTGTGGCGGCGAGGTTGCCGGGTGATTTGCGTGGTCCTTTCTCGGTTCAGATCAGGTTGAATCTGAATGGCGCGGAATCCTTGTCTTTTGTCCCGCTAGCGAAGCAGACGGAAGTGAACCTGCAATCGGATTGGCCGCACCCAAGTTTTGAAGGCCTGGTGCTGCCCGTGGACAGGGAAATCAGTGGCGCGGGTTTTAACAGCCGCTGGCGCACCAATAGTCTCGCTTCCTCTTCGGCGATTCACTGTGCCCGTAATCAGGGGTTGTGCCTGGACAGGGATGAATCACTGCGCGTGCGCCTGGTTCAACCGGTGACCGGTTTGCTATCCAGCGAGAGGGCCCTCAAGTACAGCTTTCTGATTGTGGGGCTCACCTTTGCGGCATTCTTCCTGTTTGAAGTGCTGCGTCGTTATCCGCTGCATGCCATGCAGTATCTGTTGGTGGGGTTGGCGCTGGCCATGTTCTATCTGCTGCTGGTGGCCCTCAGTGAACATATTGATTTTGTCTGGGCGTATCTGGCCGCTGCCTTGTCGTGCTGCGCGTTGATCGGTGTCTATCTGATGGCAGTGATGCGATCGCCGGGGTCGGGCTGGGGCTTTGCCGGGAGTCTGTTGCTGGTGCAGGGGCTGATCTACGGCATCCTAATGGCAGAAGACTATGCATTGTTGCTGGGTGCGCTACTGCTGTTCGTTGCACTCTCTGCAGTGATGTTGGTCACCCGCAAACTTGACTGGTACAGCTTTGCCGCTGCAGGGCGCGGTAATCCGAAAGCCATGCCGGTCACCGGGAGTGCTTCATGA
- the creC gene encoding two-component system sensor histidine kinase CreC: MKLGQRLLLFYFLILGLLGWFVLDMVFSQAKPLVRQSAEETLVDAANLLAEMVAVDAANGAIVITPQLREALQRYAARTPDADIWGMKKGAIHTHVYITGPDGVVLFDSRGIDEGEDFSRWNDVYLTLQGGYGARTTRSDPADPSTSVMYVAAPIRDAGSLIGVISLGKPGRSIEPFVQRAERTLMLYGSGVLLFCLLLGGLLAWWLSRRVSRLQRYAEAVASGERAAPPDFRGKDEIRALADAVTAMRRKLEDRSRLEDNVTMLTHEMKSPLAAIRGAGEILAEEIHDPALSRFTDNVVHETVRLSHLLDRLLAMARLEKLESLPARKQPVEVASLVKEWQSSRYALLAEKSLHLKVEGRALNAEPETLTLALFNLLDNALRFAEPESTLVIKVADSSLRVENRGPQIPGYALSRVTERFYSLPAPGQEKSSGLGLAMVQEIASLHGGSLQVENTDDGVAVTLRLP, translated from the coding sequence GTGAAACTCGGCCAACGCCTGCTGCTGTTTTACTTCCTGATCCTCGGGCTGCTGGGCTGGTTCGTGCTGGACATGGTATTCAGTCAGGCCAAGCCGCTGGTGCGTCAATCGGCCGAAGAGACGTTGGTGGATGCGGCCAATCTGCTGGCGGAAATGGTGGCCGTGGATGCCGCAAACGGCGCCATTGTGATTACCCCACAGTTGCGAGAAGCATTGCAGCGCTATGCCGCACGTACCCCGGATGCGGATATCTGGGGGATGAAGAAAGGCGCTATCCATACCCATGTTTATATCACCGGCCCGGATGGCGTGGTGTTGTTCGACTCGCGGGGGATCGATGAAGGTGAAGATTTCTCCCGCTGGAATGACGTCTACCTGACGCTGCAAGGCGGCTATGGCGCGCGTACCACGCGCAGTGATCCGGCAGATCCTTCCACCTCGGTGATGTATGTGGCAGCACCGATTCGGGATGCCGGCAGCTTGATTGGTGTCATCAGTCTGGGTAAGCCAGGGCGATCCATTGAGCCGTTTGTGCAGCGCGCGGAGCGCACCTTGATGCTGTACGGCAGCGGGGTATTGCTGTTCTGCCTGTTGCTGGGCGGCTTGCTGGCCTGGTGGCTGAGCCGTCGGGTCAGCCGTTTGCAACGTTACGCCGAGGCGGTGGCCAGTGGCGAAAGGGCGGCGCCGCCGGATTTTCGCGGCAAGGACGAAATTCGTGCGCTGGCCGATGCGGTGACGGCGATGCGTCGCAAGCTGGAAGACCGGTCGCGGCTGGAAGACAACGTGACCATGTTGACCCATGAAATGAAAAGCCCGCTGGCTGCCATTCGTGGGGCGGGGGAAATTCTGGCGGAAGAAATTCACGATCCTGCCCTGAGTCGTTTTACCGATAACGTGGTGCATGAAACGGTACGCCTGAGTCATCTTCTCGATCGGTTACTGGCTATGGCTCGGCTGGAAAAACTGGAGAGCTTGCCAGCCCGGAAGCAGCCGGTAGAGGTGGCGTCTCTGGTAAAGGAATGGCAGTCCAGCCGTTATGCCTTGCTGGCGGAAAAGTCGCTGCACTTGAAGGTGGAAGGCAGAGCGCTGAATGCCGAACCGGAAACGCTGACGTTAGCGCTCTTCAACTTGCTCGATAATGCCCTGCGCTTTGCCGAGCCTGAATCGACCTTGGTGATCAAGGTGGCGGACTCTTCGCTGCGAGTGGAAAACCGTGGGCCACAGATTCCTGGGTATGCGCTTTCCCGCGTCACTGAACGTTTCTATTCCCTGCCGGCCCCAGGGCAGGAGAAAAGTTCCGGCCTTGGCCTGGCCATGGTCCAGGAGATCGCCAGCCTGCATGGTGGTTCGCTGCAAGTAGAAAACACTGATGATGGGGTGGCGGTAACACTCAGGCTGCCATAG
- the creB gene encoding two-component system response regulator CreB: MTHILIVDDEPRIAEPLMFALEREHFTVSHVALGEVALEKLSHGKVDLVVLDVGLPDLNGFEVLKRLRASSEVPVLFLTARQEEVDRVLGLELGGDDYVTKPFSPREVVARIRAILKRLAPRVSESLWQLDEAGARILCKGQPLPLTRSEYRILAAMIQHPGQVFSRAHLLDICDSDEDSFERSVDTHIKTLRAKLKPLQADALIATRRGLGYFLESL; the protein is encoded by the coding sequence GTGACCCACATTTTAATTGTAGATGACGAACCGCGGATTGCGGAGCCGTTGATGTTCGCGCTTGAGCGCGAGCACTTCACCGTGTCCCATGTGGCGCTGGGAGAGGTGGCGCTTGAGAAGCTGTCCCACGGCAAGGTGGACCTGGTCGTGCTGGATGTGGGCTTGCCGGATTTGAATGGCTTTGAAGTGCTCAAACGGCTGCGAGCCAGCAGTGAGGTGCCCGTGCTGTTTCTCACCGCCCGGCAGGAAGAAGTGGACCGAGTGCTTGGGCTCGAACTGGGCGGTGATGACTATGTCACCAAGCCGTTCAGCCCGAGGGAAGTGGTCGCGCGCATCCGTGCCATTCTCAAGCGGTTGGCTCCCCGGGTGTCCGAGTCGCTTTGGCAACTGGACGAAGCGGGCGCCCGGATTCTCTGCAAAGGTCAGCCTCTGCCACTGACGCGTTCCGAGTACCGGATCCTGGCGGCCATGATCCAGCACCCTGGCCAGGTGTTCAGCCGGGCCCATTTACTGGATATCTGCGACAGTGATGAAGACAGTTTCGAGCGTAGTGTGGACACCCATATCAAGACCCTGCGCGCCAAGCTCAAGCCGCTGCAGGCGGATGCCCTGATCGCGACTCGCCGTGGGCTTGGTTACTTCCTGGAGAGCCTGTGA
- a CDS encoding SpoIIAA family protein: protein MLERIDNLPEDTVGVSGHGELTASDYKAVLIPAIEEALSDHHQINFLYELGPTFESFSAGAMLQDALLGLRHPLSWHKIAVVTSHDWIANLIRQASAVIPGEVRVFEWAEQKDALSWLAS, encoded by the coding sequence ATGCTGGAGCGCATCGACAACCTGCCCGAGGATACCGTGGGCGTGAGCGGTCACGGCGAACTGACCGCCAGCGATTACAAGGCCGTTCTGATTCCCGCCATCGAGGAAGCCCTCAGCGACCATCACCAGATCAATTTCCTCTACGAGCTGGGCCCCACTTTCGAGTCCTTCTCTGCCGGCGCCATGCTGCAAGACGCCCTCCTTGGCCTGCGCCACCCGCTCAGCTGGCACAAGATCGCCGTCGTCACCAGCCACGACTGGATCGCCAACCTGATCCGCCAGGCCAGTGCGGTGATTCCAGGAGAAGTGAGAGTATTCGAATGGGCAGAGCAAAAGGACGCGCTGAGCTGGCTGGCGAGCTGA
- a CDS encoding GAF domain-containing protein, translating into MPLPPDFMHARVDSVRQRLNVQVCSLYQADVVNQTLEIVATSGLNQSVLGATLTFSQGLTGKVARSRSPVVARDIRTHDDYFHIDGSDEERFQSYLGIPLEFDSVLYGVLVVQTEARKTFFLKDIRELHSAGRDLLDALKLSMRQAG; encoded by the coding sequence GTGCCTCTTCCCCCGGATTTCATGCATGCCCGTGTGGACTCAGTCAGACAACGTCTGAATGTGCAGGTCTGCAGCTTGTATCAGGCTGATGTGGTTAACCAGACCCTGGAGATTGTTGCCACCAGCGGCCTTAACCAGAGCGTGCTGGGTGCAACGCTGACTTTTTCCCAGGGGCTCACGGGCAAGGTGGCCCGCTCCCGCTCCCCGGTGGTGGCTCGGGATATCCGGACCCATGATGATTACTTTCACATTGACGGCTCCGATGAAGAGCGCTTCCAGAGCTATCTGGGCATTCCTCTGGAGTTCGACAGCGTGCTCTACGGGGTGCTGGTGGTCCAGACCGAGGCCCGCAAGACCTTCTTCCTCAAGGATATCCGCGAACTGCACAGCGCCGGCCGCGACTTACTGGATGCACTGAAATTGAGCATGCGGCAGGCGGGATGA
- a CDS encoding TetR/AcrR family transcriptional regulator, whose protein sequence is MAKKAKTEAEIAQFRDSVCAAATRLFIERGPQNVTMRQIASEVGVSPMTPYRYFRDKDEILAIVRAEAFNRFSEALENAVANAPDARSKGRAVGDAYVNFAKTFPSAYQLIFAFAQQDEEQYPELVTANARAQKAMVNYVEEMIAAGLLEGDAQLIGYMFWATLHGIVVLELASGLRGMNGQTLREKIMRTLYAGMKVHPPHLDD, encoded by the coding sequence TTGGCCAAAAAAGCAAAAACAGAAGCCGAAATTGCCCAATTCCGCGATTCGGTCTGCGCGGCCGCCACCCGCCTGTTTATCGAGCGAGGCCCGCAAAACGTGACCATGCGGCAGATCGCCAGCGAGGTGGGGGTAAGCCCGATGACACCCTATCGCTATTTCCGCGACAAGGACGAGATCCTTGCCATTGTCCGCGCCGAAGCCTTCAACCGTTTTTCCGAAGCCCTGGAAAACGCCGTGGCCAATGCCCCGGATGCGCGCAGCAAAGGCCGCGCCGTGGGGGACGCCTATGTCAATTTCGCCAAGACCTTTCCCTCCGCCTACCAGCTGATTTTTGCTTTCGCACAGCAGGATGAAGAGCAATACCCCGAACTGGTTACGGCCAACGCCCGTGCCCAGAAAGCCATGGTCAATTATGTGGAAGAGATGATTGCCGCCGGCTTGCTGGAAGGGGATGCCCAGCTGATCGGCTATATGTTCTGGGCCACCTTGCACGGTATCGTGGTGCTGGAGCTGGCCAGCGGCCTGCGCGGCATGAACGGCCAGACCCTGCGCGAAAAGATCATGCGCACCCTCTATGCGGGCATGAAGGTGCATCCACCCCATCTGGACGATTGA
- a CDS encoding NAD(P)H-dependent flavin oxidoreductase: protein MSLPESITSRLRLPVMCSPMFIISNPDLVLAQCKAGVVGSFPSLNARPLSQLDEWLSQITEELAKWDREHPDQPSAPFAVNQIVHRSNDRLEKDLELCEKYKVPLVITSLGAREEVNQAVHGWGGLVMHDIIDNFFGRKAIEKGADGLIAVAAGAGGHAGTQSPFALIQELRQWFDGPIALSGSIANGRSVLAAQAMGADLAYIGSMFIATEEANAEQAYKDMIVESSAKDIVYSNLFTGVHGNYLAPSIVKAGMDPKNLPESDPTAMNFGSGGNTDKKAWKDIWGCGQGIGAIEAVQSAGDAVARLAEEYAAAKQALCR from the coding sequence ATGTCACTGCCAGAATCCATTACTTCCCGGCTCCGCCTGCCGGTCATGTGCTCTCCCATGTTCATCATTTCCAACCCGGATCTGGTGCTGGCCCAGTGCAAGGCCGGGGTGGTGGGCTCATTCCCGTCCCTGAACGCTCGTCCCTTGTCTCAGCTGGACGAATGGCTGTCACAGATTACCGAGGAGCTGGCCAAATGGGATCGCGAGCACCCTGACCAACCTTCTGCACCGTTTGCGGTCAACCAGATCGTTCATCGCTCCAATGATCGCCTCGAGAAAGATCTGGAACTGTGTGAAAAGTACAAGGTACCGCTGGTGATCACCTCCCTGGGCGCTCGTGAGGAAGTGAACCAGGCAGTCCATGGCTGGGGTGGCCTGGTGATGCATGACATCATCGATAACTTCTTCGGACGCAAAGCCATTGAGAAAGGTGCCGACGGTCTCATCGCTGTGGCCGCTGGCGCAGGCGGTCACGCCGGCACCCAGTCCCCGTTCGCTCTGATTCAGGAATTGCGTCAGTGGTTCGATGGCCCGATAGCACTGTCTGGCTCCATCGCCAACGGCCGCTCCGTACTGGCCGCCCAGGCCATGGGCGCTGACCTGGCCTATATCGGATCCATGTTTATCGCCACCGAAGAGGCCAACGCGGAGCAGGCCTACAAGGACATGATTGTGGAGAGCAGCGCCAAGGACATCGTCTACAGCAACCTGTTCACCGGGGTACACGGCAACTACCTTGCCCCATCCATCGTCAAAGCGGGCATGGATCCCAAGAACCTGCCGGAAAGCGATCCGACCGCCATGAACTTCGGCTCCGGAGGCAACACCGACAAGAAAGCCTGGAAAGACATCTGGGGCTGCGGCCAGGGTATCGGCGCCATCGAAGCGGTGCAGAGTGCCGGTGATGCCGTAGCACGTCTGGCAGAGGAATATGCTGCCGCCAAGCAGGCTCTGTGCCGCTGA
- a CDS encoding nuclear transport factor 2 family protein: MSNRGLPTWHEVVKTSNMDLLKDLIADDAVFHSPLVHTPQEGKPLTLAYLTAAMHVLVNDSFHYVREVNEGHHSVLEFALELDGIAVNGVDMITWNDDGKIIDFKVMIRPYKAIESVRTRMAAMLEKLK, translated from the coding sequence ATGAGTAACCGCGGTTTGCCCACGTGGCATGAAGTCGTCAAGACCAGCAACATGGATCTGCTCAAGGACCTGATCGCCGATGACGCGGTGTTCCATTCGCCCCTGGTGCACACGCCACAGGAAGGCAAGCCACTCACGCTGGCTTACCTGACTGCGGCCATGCATGTGCTGGTTAACGACAGCTTTCACTACGTGCGCGAAGTCAACGAAGGCCATCATTCGGTGCTGGAATTTGCCCTGGAGCTGGATGGCATCGCGGTAAACGGTGTCGACATGATCACCTGGAACGATGACGGCAAAATCATCGACTTCAAGGTGATGATTCGACCCTACAAGGCTATCGAAAGTGTACGCACGCGCATGGCGGCCATGCTGGAAAAGCTGAAGTGA
- a CDS encoding potassium channel family protein, whose amino-acid sequence MEFTLLFLELFLNAMGLGFPLLAFFFLLITLLGQCVGRLEGWSRFDAFYWSFITALTVGYGDYRPSTRKSKLLALATATVGIMFSGVFVAVTVAAATEAFHRYTPGAVAP is encoded by the coding sequence ATGGAATTTACGCTGCTGTTTCTTGAGCTGTTCCTGAACGCCATGGGGCTGGGGTTTCCATTGCTGGCGTTCTTCTTTCTCCTCATCACTCTGCTTGGACAATGTGTCGGGCGGCTGGAAGGGTGGAGCCGCTTTGATGCGTTTTACTGGTCATTTATCACTGCTTTGACGGTGGGCTATGGCGACTATCGTCCCTCGACCCGTAAAAGCAAATTACTGGCGCTGGCAACCGCCACAGTGGGGATCATGTTCAGCGGCGTATTTGTGGCAGTGACGGTGGCGGCTGCGACGGAAGCCTTTCACCGCTACACGCCGGGGGCGGTTGCCCCGTAA
- a CDS encoding class I SAM-dependent rRNA methyltransferase — MTEQTVIRLRKNEERRLKAGHLWVYANEIDTRQTPLKELPVGAACVVEDSRGKALGRALLSPHSLIAARLYSRDVKQELSRSFFKKRIEQALSLRETLFDVPCYRLIFGEADGLPGLVVDRFGDVLVVQTGSGAMEEHLDVIVSALDAVLNPAHIIAKNEAVAREIEGMERYTRALKGELLDEISLTENGASFSAPLAEGQKTGWFYDHRAARQKMAPLAKGARVLDVFSYCGGWGVQAALAGAESVTCVDASETAIEFVHRNAEQNGVGDKVGSIQGDAFAAMKQLIADGEKYDLVVLDPPAFVKRKKDFKNGLAGYHAINELAMRLVKPGGYLISASCSMHMPADRLLDVIHSSARHIDRSIQVIGYEGQGPDHPVHPAIPETSYLKSWFCRVNFSQ; from the coding sequence ATGACAGAGCAGACCGTAATCCGACTTCGCAAGAATGAAGAACGCCGCCTGAAAGCGGGGCATCTTTGGGTCTATGCCAATGAAATTGATACTCGCCAGACACCGCTGAAAGAGCTGCCGGTGGGTGCCGCCTGTGTGGTGGAAGACAGCCGCGGTAAAGCCCTGGGCCGTGCCTTGCTGAGTCCGCACTCGCTGATTGCCGCCCGCCTTTACAGTCGCGATGTGAAACAGGAGCTGTCGCGCAGCTTCTTCAAGAAGCGTATTGAGCAGGCGTTGTCCCTGCGTGAAACCCTGTTTGATGTGCCCTGCTATCGTTTGATCTTTGGCGAGGCGGATGGTTTGCCCGGTCTGGTGGTGGATCGCTTCGGCGATGTGCTGGTGGTGCAGACTGGTTCCGGTGCCATGGAAGAACATCTGGATGTCATCGTCAGTGCGCTCGATGCGGTGCTCAATCCTGCCCATATCATTGCCAAGAACGAAGCGGTTGCCCGCGAAATTGAAGGAATGGAGCGTTACACCCGCGCACTCAAGGGTGAGCTGCTGGACGAGATTTCTCTGACCGAAAACGGTGCCAGTTTCAGTGCGCCTCTGGCAGAAGGCCAGAAGACAGGCTGGTTTTATGATCACCGTGCGGCTCGCCAGAAGATGGCTCCGCTGGCCAAAGGGGCCCGGGTGCTGGATGTGTTCTCCTACTGCGGAGGCTGGGGTGTGCAGGCGGCATTGGCGGGGGCGGAATCCGTCACCTGTGTGGATGCGTCGGAAACGGCCATAGAGTTTGTGCACCGTAATGCCGAGCAGAATGGGGTGGGCGACAAAGTGGGCTCCATTCAGGGGGATGCCTTCGCGGCCATGAAACAGCTGATTGCCGATGGTGAAAAATACGATCTGGTGGTGCTGGATCCGCCGGCGTTTGTGAAGCGCAAAAAAGATTTCAAGAATGGCCTGGCGGGTTATCACGCCATTAATGAGCTGGCCATGCGTTTGGTAAAGCCTGGTGGTTACCTGATCTCGGCATCCTGTTCCATGCATATGCCGGCGGATCGACTGCTGGATGTGATCCACTCCAGTGCTCGCCATATTGATCGCAGTATTCAGGTGATTGGTTATGAGGGGCAGGGGCCGGATCATCCTGTGCACCCGGCGATTCCGGAGACTTCCTATCTCAAGAGCTGGTTCTGCCGGGTGAATTTTAGCCAGTAG